A window from Cryptomeria japonica chromosome 1, Sugi_1.0, whole genome shotgun sequence encodes these proteins:
- the LOC131048245 gene encoding linoleate 9S-lipoxygenase A-like — protein sequence MNVNSLFGNISVPKIPTIPTIPTFPLPSKNGNVGEFEIKGEVVLMKAYLADVTDYSATIADTFSELLGQKVFLQLVSSDKIDEDSGLGKKGEEESISWNPLDGPIAGNSKFSVSFTWKTELGVPGALLVRNAHPREFFLKSLSLSAVPGKLPAIRFVCNSWIHPYYLFNKTDRVFFSTQSHLPNETPAGLLTLRKRELASLRGNGTGERKFYERVYDYDLYNDLGNPDISTDLRREVLGGSQDLPYPRRCRTGRGPCKTDRKFESLPLLPTTQYYIPPDEKFPHINLSDYRSNLVRAFAKKVIPTIKSIFGDEFHSLQEVKDIYSKGIPKALNNVMDLSRDLIPLQMVKGLLSTQDQSLINFTVPQLIKADENAWKTDEEFARHALSGLNPMAIQCLQSFPPTSSLDADLYGPQETSITAKHIEKNLDGLTVQQAVEAKRLFILDYYDAYMPYIERINKESDERKMYASRTLFFLTDQGNLRVVAIELCLPHTSLTQAERKVYTPAQEGEDGALWLLAKAHSRVNDAGYHQLISHWLRTHAVIEPFIIATHRHLSKMHPLHKLLLPHYFDTMDINQSARQILINANGVIEQGFTPYRYAIELSSKAYKHWKLNEQGLPVDLIKRGMAVADSTAPHGLRLAIEDYPYAVDGLEIWGALKQWVSDYVSLYYKSDDAIKEDAEVQAWWQEAVNVGHGDLKKESGWYQMESVQEAVEAITTFIWIASAHHAAVNFGQYAYGGYMPNLPTLSRRLIPEQHSLDYAQMMKDPEAFMLSSVSSPNQATTVMAVLELLSKHSTDEAYLGQVKGSTHELTDDEGIEQAFGKFSAALAGVEKNVSERNKNSNLKNRYGPSQVPYTLLYPNTTDLSKEGGLTGRGIPNSVSI from the exons ATGAATGTCAATAGTTTATTCGGTAACATCTCTGTTCCAAAAATTCCAACAATTCCAACGATTCCAACATTTCCATTGCCCTCTAAAAATGGGAATGTAGGGGAGTTTGAAATCAAAGGAGAAGTGGTGTTAATGAAAGCATATCTTGCGGATGTTACTGACTACTCTGCCACGATTGCGGACACATTCTCTGAATTGCTCGGGCAGAAAGTCTTTCTTCAGCTCGTCAGCAGCGACAAGATTGATGAAG ATTCGGGATTGGGGAAGAAAGGAGAGGAGGAATCAATAAGCTGGAACCCACTGGATGGTCCCATTGCTGGTAACTCGAAATTCTCCGTCAGCTTCACATGGAAGACTGAACTAGGAGTGCCCGGTGCATTGTTGGTCAGGAACGCGCACCCGAGGGAGTTCTTCTTGAAATCGCTCTCTCTTTCTGCTGTACCCGGCAAACTTCCAGCAATACGGTTTGTCTGTAACTCCTGGATCCATCCTTACTATTTATTCAACAAAACTGACCGGGTCTTCTTTTCTACTCAG AGTCATCTTCCCAATGAAACACCGGCAGGTTTGTTGACGCTGAGAAAGCGAGAGCTGGCTTCTCTGCGAGGAAATGGTACCGGAGAGAGAAAGTTTTATGAGCGTGTGTATGACTACGATCTTTACAATGATCTCGGTAACCCAGATATTAGTACCGATCTCCGCAGGGAGGTCCTCGGTGGGTCACAGGACCTTCCTTATCCCAGAAGATGTAGAACTGGACGGGGCCCCTGCAAAACAG ATCGGAAGTTTGAGAGCTTGCCTCTGTTGCCCACCACCCAGTACTACATTCCCCCAGACGAGAAGTTCCCTCATATCAATCTGTCCGACTACAGGTCTAATTTGGTGCGAGCTTTCGCCAAAAAGGTGATACCCACAATCAAGTCCATATTTGGTGATGAGTTCCACTCGCTGCAAGAAGTGAAAGATATTTACAGCAAAGGCATCCCCAAGGCTCTCAACAATGTTATGGATCTTAGTCGAGACCTAATTCCTCTCCAAATGGTTAAAGGACTGCTCAGCACACAGGACCAATCTCTCATTAATTTCACAGTTCCCCAACTTATTAAGG CTGACGAAAATGCGTGGAAGACAGACGAAGAGTTTGCACGACATGCCCTTTCTGGTCTCAATCCCATGGCCATTCAATGTCTGCAG AGCTTTCCTCCAACAAGCAGCTTGGACGCCGACTTATATGGCCCTCAAGAGACTTCTATAACGGCAAAACATATCGAGAAAAACCTCGATGGCCTTACGGTGCAGCAG GCTGTGGAAGCAAAAAGACTCTTTATCTTGGACTACTACGATGCGTACATGCCCTATATTGAACGCATTAACAAAGAATCAGATGAACGTAAAATGTATGCCTCCCGCACTCTCTTCTTCCTCACAGACCAAGGAAATCTGAGGGTTGTTGCGATCGAGTTGTGTTTACCTCACACCAGTCTCACCCAAGCTGAAAGAAAAGTTTACACCCCTGCACAAGAGGGAGAAGATGGCGCTCTGTGGCTGCTTGCCAAAGCTCATTCAAGAGTTAACGATGCTGGTTATCATCAGTTGATCAGTCATTG GTTAAGAACTCATGCCGTCATCGAGCCTTTCATCATTGCTACTCACAGGCACCTAAGCAAAATGCATCCCCTTCACAAGTTATTACTCCCTCATTATTTTGACACCATGGACATTAATCAATCTGCCCGGCAGATTCTGATTAATGCAAATGGTGTTATTGAACAAGGATTCACACCCTACAGATATGCCATAGAGTTGTCCTCTAAAGCATATAAACACTGGAAACTCAATGAACAGGGCTTGCCCGTCGATCTCATTAAAAG AGGGATGGCAGTTGCAGATTCAACGGCACCCCACGGATTGAGGCTTGCGATAGAAGACTACCCATATGCAGTGGACGGTCTGGAGATCTGGGGTGCTTTAAAGCAATGGGTGAGTGATTATGTGTCTCTCTACTACAAGAGCGACGATGCAATCAAGGAAGACGCAGAAGTGCAAGCATGGTGGCAGGAAGCTGTGAATGTGGGGCATGGAGACCTGAAGAAGGAAAGTGGATGGTATCAGATGGAGTCGGTGCAAGAAGCAGTGGAAGCAATTACAACCTTCATTTGGATTGCATCTGCTCACCATGCAGCCGTCAACTTCGGGCAATATGCATATGGAGGATACATGCCCAATCTCCCTACTCTCAGCAGACGCCTAATTCCCGAGCAACATTCCCTTGACtatgctcaaatgatgaaagatccAGAGGCGTTTATGCTGTCATCTGTGTCCAGCCCCAATCAGGCCACCACGGTGATGGCGGTGTTGGAGCTTCTGTCGAAGCATTCAACGGATGAAGCCTACTTAGGGCAGGTGAAGGGATCCACTCATGAATTGACTGACGATGAGGGCATCGAACAAGCGTTTGGAAAATTCTCTGCAGCTCTGGCGGGCGTGGAGAAAAATGTGTCAGAGAGGAACAAGAATTCCAACCTGAAGAACAGGTATGGGCCATCACAGGTTCCATACACACTGCTCTATCCGAACACCACCGATCTTTCCAAGGAGGGTGGATTGACTGGCAGGGGAATTCCAAACAGCGTTTCCATTTAA